In Halobaculum sp. XH14, a single genomic region encodes these proteins:
- the mbhE gene encoding hydrogen gas-evolving membrane-bound hydrogenase subunit E, with translation MLDIVLAVVFLPFAGAALTPLVHRVAGERTAYYAAGVAAVCFALVARLTVTGTHGLVGTEWVPSLGISLAFYVDGLSLLISLLASGVGVLTLTYSGGYMHGEPGQAKYYATLLAFMGSMLGVALAADLFALFTFWELTSLSSFILIGHYTGEKSSQYAARKSMLITVAGGLFMLAGFLVFAWAGDTTLIVGPGSLTANAGETVATLRSAGLFLPSLLLLAIGAATKSAQVPFHVWLPNAMEAPTPVSAFLHSATMVKAGVYLVGRFRPFFLDAVPEATSLPEWSLLFVTLGLLTMTVTAILAVAATDIKELLAYSTASHLGLIVAGFGAANAYGAETGAFHILNHASFKAALFLVAGIVAHEAGTRKISKLRGLRHDLPVTALVAGLASLSMAGIPPFNGFYSKELLFEATFVLAEDAGGLTWLFPVVAVFGSVFTFLYSLKFLSLFLGDPNGDLGDVHRPPLPMLVPPVILGALVAVISVDPQLAIDTLVGEVYASTVPGDAHSFSVGLPTHLTPPVWMSAITIGVGALLWPRYDRLHDGIRGLLHGPVRANWWYDGSVDGLTAGSKTLVSRVQTGLLRTYATWVFAATSVLVVGAYLATGVGFPAVELADGMTAAMVLVLLVALVGAAAVGGAPSHVAGVLTLSILGFMVAIFYILADAPDLALTQLVVETLVLVLFLLVLDRLPAYYGSPRFSVAVRDGALSVLVGATVFLTVVFATAGSPDAIGGNLSRLAGVPAEHPPLFTDYGGGYNVVNVVLVDFRAIDTLGEITVVAMAALSVLTLVRMRGRGEAQ, from the coding sequence GTGCTCGATATCGTTCTCGCCGTCGTGTTTCTCCCGTTCGCGGGGGCGGCGCTCACGCCGCTCGTCCATCGGGTGGCGGGCGAGCGTACCGCCTACTACGCGGCCGGGGTCGCGGCGGTCTGTTTCGCGCTGGTCGCCCGACTCACGGTGACAGGCACACACGGCCTCGTGGGGACGGAGTGGGTCCCGTCGCTGGGCATCTCGCTCGCGTTCTACGTCGACGGGCTCTCGCTGCTCATCTCCCTGCTCGCGTCAGGTGTCGGCGTGCTGACCCTCACCTACTCGGGCGGGTACATGCACGGCGAACCGGGACAGGCGAAGTACTACGCGACGCTGCTCGCGTTCATGGGCTCGATGCTCGGCGTCGCGCTCGCGGCGGACCTGTTCGCGCTGTTCACGTTCTGGGAGCTGACGAGCCTCTCGTCGTTCATCCTCATCGGCCACTACACCGGCGAGAAGTCCTCCCAGTACGCGGCACGCAAGTCCATGCTCATCACCGTGGCCGGCGGACTGTTCATGCTCGCCGGCTTCCTGGTGTTCGCGTGGGCGGGTGACACGACCCTCATCGTCGGGCCCGGGTCGCTCACGGCGAACGCCGGCGAGACCGTGGCGACGCTCCGGAGCGCCGGGCTGTTCCTGCCCAGCCTGCTGCTGCTGGCTATCGGTGCGGCGACCAAGTCCGCACAGGTCCCGTTCCACGTCTGGCTGCCGAACGCGATGGAGGCGCCCACGCCGGTCTCGGCGTTCCTCCACTCCGCGACGATGGTGAAGGCGGGCGTCTATCTCGTCGGTCGCTTCCGGCCGTTCTTCCTGGATGCGGTCCCGGAGGCGACGTCCCTCCCCGAGTGGTCGCTCCTGTTCGTGACGCTCGGCCTGCTCACGATGACCGTCACGGCGATCCTCGCCGTCGCGGCGACCGACATCAAGGAGCTGCTCGCCTACTCGACGGCCTCCCACCTCGGCCTCATCGTCGCCGGGTTCGGGGCGGCCAACGCCTACGGCGCCGAGACGGGCGCGTTCCACATCCTCAACCACGCGTCGTTCAAGGCGGCGCTGTTCCTCGTCGCCGGAATCGTCGCCCACGAGGCGGGGACGCGGAAGATATCGAAGCTCCGCGGGCTCCGACACGACCTCCCGGTGACGGCGCTGGTTGCCGGACTGGCGTCGCTGTCGATGGCCGGCATCCCGCCGTTCAACGGCTTCTACTCGAAGGAACTCCTGTTCGAGGCGACGTTCGTGCTGGCCGAGGACGCGGGCGGGCTGACCTGGCTGTTCCCGGTCGTCGCCGTGTTCGGCTCGGTGTTCACGTTCCTCTACTCGCTGAAGTTCCTCTCGCTGTTCCTCGGCGACCCGAACGGCGACCTCGGGGACGTCCACCGGCCGCCCCTGCCGATGCTGGTTCCGCCGGTGATCCTCGGCGCGCTCGTCGCGGTCATCAGCGTCGACCCCCAGCTCGCGATCGACACGCTCGTCGGGGAAGTGTACGCGAGCACGGTGCCCGGCGACGCGCACTCGTTCTCGGTCGGCCTGCCGACCCACCTCACCCCGCCGGTGTGGATGAGCGCGATCACCATCGGCGTCGGCGCGCTCCTGTGGCCGCGCTACGACCGTCTCCACGACGGAATCCGGGGCCTGCTTCACGGTCCGGTCCGCGCGAACTGGTGGTACGACGGCAGCGTCGACGGGCTGACGGCCGGCTCGAAGACCCTCGTCTCCCGGGTCCAGACCGGCCTGCTGCGGACGTACGCGACGTGGGTGTTCGCGGCGACGTCGGTGCTCGTCGTCGGCGCGTACCTGGCGACCGGCGTCGGCTTCCCGGCGGTCGAACTCGCGGACGGCATGACCGCGGCGATGGTGCTCGTGCTCCTCGTCGCGCTCGTCGGCGCCGCGGCGGTCGGTGGCGCGCCGTCACACGTCGCCGGCGTGCTCACGCTCTCGATCCTGGGGTTCATGGTCGCCATCTTCTACATCCTCGCGGACGCGCCGGACCTCGCGCTCACCCAGCTCGTCGTCGAGACGCTCGTGCTGGTGCTGTTCCTGCTCGTGCTCGACAGGCTCCCCGCCTACTACGGCAGCCCCCGGTTCTCGGTCGCGGTGCGTGACGGGGCGCTCTCGGTGCTGGTCGGCGCGACGGTGTTTCTCACGGTCGTGTTCGCGACCGCCGGCAGCCCGGACGCCATCGGCGGGAACCTCTCGCGGCTGGCAGGCGTCCCGGCCGAGCACCCGCCGCTGTTCACGGACTACGGTGGCGGCTACAACGTCGTCAACGTCGTGCTCGTGGACTTCCGCGCGATCGACACGCTCGGGGAGATTACCGTGGTCGCCATGGCGGCGCTCTCGGTGTTGACGCTCGTTCGGATGCGTGGACGGGGTGAGGCACAGTGA
- a CDS encoding ABC transporter ATP-binding protein, with product MDRAGDREPLVEVENVSKLFDTSQGVVDTILGREPRPVRAVENVSFTINRGDVVGIAGESGCGKTTLGKLLVKLYEPNEGSIRFDGTDITEMSNREESEFRERVQMIFQDPFESLNPRMSVFDTVAEPLKINGTIDDYEERRERVRNVLNDVGLAPAEVYLDAFPDELSGGERQRVAIARALVVDPEFIVCDEPVSMLDVSIRAGVLNLMKELQDEYDLTYLFISHDLSLIRYMCDRAGIMYLGDMVEKGPTNDIIDDPKHPYTEALFDAVPDVELGDERRRANATGEVPSPRNPPSACRYNPRCAHVIPPDDWTGSQEAFRRAHKFKLKLRRGDIDAETLAAETDDPTRRIVEHGLTLDVPDEFQTETERRTGGHHVSLRELDLPTAARDAMFEAAETAMDGDAVAAADGLDDVLATVCEREHPDRRPSGTRDVACHLYGDDGADAAAGPSTSPMATED from the coding sequence ATGGACCGAGCAGGAGATCGAGAGCCGCTAGTCGAAGTAGAGAACGTCAGCAAGCTGTTCGACACCTCCCAGGGCGTCGTCGACACCATCCTGGGGCGCGAGCCACGGCCGGTTCGCGCGGTCGAGAACGTGTCGTTCACCATCAACCGGGGCGACGTCGTCGGCATCGCCGGCGAGTCGGGCTGTGGCAAGACGACGCTCGGCAAGCTGCTGGTGAAGCTGTACGAACCGAACGAGGGCTCGATCAGGTTCGACGGGACCGACATCACGGAGATGTCGAACCGGGAGGAGTCCGAGTTCCGCGAGCGCGTCCAGATGATCTTTCAGGACCCGTTCGAGTCGCTCAACCCGCGGATGTCCGTCTTCGACACGGTCGCCGAGCCGCTGAAGATCAACGGGACCATCGACGACTACGAGGAGCGACGCGAGCGGGTACGGAACGTGCTCAACGACGTTGGGCTCGCGCCCGCGGAGGTGTACCTCGACGCATTCCCGGACGAACTTTCCGGCGGCGAGCGCCAGCGGGTCGCCATCGCCCGTGCGCTCGTCGTCGACCCCGAGTTCATCGTCTGTGACGAGCCGGTGTCGATGCTCGACGTCTCGATCCGCGCCGGCGTCCTGAACCTGATGAAGGAACTGCAGGACGAGTACGACCTCACCTACCTGTTCATCAGCCACGACCTCTCGCTCATCCGCTACATGTGCGACCGCGCCGGCATCATGTATCTGGGCGACATGGTCGAGAAGGGGCCGACGAACGACATCATCGACGACCCGAAACACCCGTACACGGAGGCGCTGTTCGACGCCGTCCCGGACGTGGAACTCGGCGACGAGCGCCGCCGTGCGAACGCGACCGGCGAGGTCCCCTCGCCCCGCAACCCGCCGTCCGCCTGCCGGTACAACCCCCGGTGTGCACACGTCATCCCGCCCGACGACTGGACCGGCAGCCAGGAGGCGTTCCGCCGGGCCCACAAGTTCAAGCTGAAGCTCCGCCGTGGCGACATCGACGCGGAGACGCTCGCGGCCGAGACCGACGACCCGACCCGTCGGATCGTCGAACACGGACTGACACTGGACGTCCCGGACGAGTTCCAGACGGAGACCGAACGACGCACGGGGGGTCACCACGTCTCGCTGCGGGAACTCGACCTCCCGACGGCGGCCCGCGACGCCATGTTCGAGGCGGCGGAAACCGCGATGGACGGCGACGCCGTCGCTGCCGCCGACGGCCTCGACGACGTGCTCGCGACGGTCTGTGAGCGGGAGCACCCGGACCGCCGGCCGTCCGGAACGAGGGACGTCGCGTGCCACCTGTACGGCGACGACGGCGCGGACGCGGCCGCCGGACCGTCGACCAGTCCGATGGCGACAGAGGACTGA
- a CDS encoding monovalent cation/H+ antiporter complex subunit F: protein MSSPLVDLLPLFLSGALALAAAATLAVGYRVITGPTTPDRVVALDVIGTNVVAIALLYAMASAQGFFLDVSIVLAIIGFISTVTVARYVTEGDIIE from the coding sequence ATGAGTAGCCCCCTCGTCGATCTGCTGCCGCTGTTCCTCTCGGGTGCGCTCGCGCTCGCGGCGGCCGCGACGCTCGCGGTGGGCTACCGCGTCATCACCGGGCCGACGACGCCAGACAGGGTCGTCGCGCTCGACGTCATCGGGACGAACGTCGTCGCCATCGCGCTGCTGTACGCGATGGCGTCCGCGCAGGGGTTCTTCCTCGACGTGAGCATCGTGCTCGCGATCATCGGATTCATCAGCACGGTCACCGTCGCACGGTACGTGACCGAGGGGGACATCATCGAATGA
- the hpt gene encoding hypoxanthine/guanine phosphoribosyltransferase — translation MDQLRQSLLDAPIIEKGDYQYFVHPISDGVPMLEPELLREIVIRIIRKAEIEDVDKIVTPAAMGIHISTALSLMTDIPLVVIRKREYGLDGEVSLSQETGYSESEMYINDVYEGDKVLVLDDVLSTGGTMKGILDALVHIDANIVDVVAVIKKAGSNKLDDTDYDVKTLVNVSVEDGEVVIVDEFGDS, via the coding sequence ATGGACCAACTGCGGCAGTCCTTGCTCGACGCGCCCATCATCGAGAAGGGCGACTACCAGTACTTCGTCCACCCGATCAGCGACGGCGTCCCGATGCTGGAGCCGGAGCTGTTGCGCGAGATCGTCATCCGCATCATCCGCAAGGCGGAGATCGAGGACGTGGACAAGATCGTGACGCCCGCGGCGATGGGCATCCACATCTCGACGGCGCTGTCGCTGATGACGGACATCCCGCTCGTCGTCATTCGGAAGCGCGAGTACGGCCTCGACGGCGAGGTGTCGCTCTCCCAGGAGACGGGCTACTCGGAGTCGGAGATGTACATCAACGACGTGTACGAGGGCGACAAGGTGCTCGTGCTCGACGACGTGCTCTCGACCGGCGGCACGATGAAGGGGATCCTCGACGCGCTCGTCCACATCGACGCGAACATCGTCGACGTCGTCGCCGTCATCAAGAAGGCCGGCTCGAACAAGCTCGACGACACCGACTACGACGTGAAGACCCTGGTCAACGTCTCCGTGGAGGACGGCGAGGTCGTCATCGTCGACGAGTTCGGCGACAGCTGA
- the coaBC gene encoding bifunctional phosphopantothenoylcysteine decarboxylase/phosphopantothenate--cysteine ligase CoaBC, producing the protein MTDLLADTNVALGVSGSIAAVRVVELAHELRRHGASVRAVMSEASRGILHPWAVEFATEHEVVTEITGGVEHVELCGRDGWADVLLLAPATANTVGKVAAAVDDTPVTTCATTALGAGLPVVVAPAMHEPMYDHPGVLEAIERVESWGADFVDPRVEEGKAKIATEEAIVTQTARAAGNRPLAGRHVVVTSGATTEQVDPIRVLTNRSSGRTGRAAARACYARGADVTLVHDGDEVPYVDVIAVETGEEMTDATVAACEDADALVSAAAISDYTVEGVDEKIRSGKESLTLDLVPTPKLIDAVRETYPDLAVVGFKAESEGDDDALVGRARELLDRAMLSFVVANDASVMGADATRALVVRADEVSAFEGSKLGLGLRIADELAEEFGTVGE; encoded by the coding sequence ATGACCGACCTCCTCGCGGACACGAACGTCGCGCTCGGCGTCTCCGGGAGCATCGCGGCGGTGCGCGTCGTGGAACTCGCCCACGAGCTCCGCCGGCACGGGGCCTCGGTCCGGGCGGTGATGTCCGAGGCGTCCCGCGGTATCCTCCACCCGTGGGCCGTCGAGTTCGCCACCGAGCACGAGGTGGTCACCGAGATCACTGGCGGGGTCGAACACGTCGAGCTCTGCGGCCGGGACGGCTGGGCGGACGTGCTGTTGCTCGCGCCGGCGACCGCGAACACCGTCGGGAAGGTGGCCGCCGCGGTCGACGACACGCCGGTCACGACCTGTGCGACGACCGCGCTGGGTGCCGGACTCCCGGTCGTCGTCGCGCCGGCGATGCACGAGCCGATGTACGACCATCCCGGCGTGCTCGAGGCCATCGAGCGCGTCGAATCGTGGGGCGCCGACTTCGTCGACCCCCGCGTCGAGGAGGGGAAGGCGAAGATCGCGACCGAGGAAGCGATCGTCACCCAGACGGCGCGCGCGGCCGGGAACCGGCCGCTGGCGGGCCGGCACGTCGTCGTCACCTCGGGGGCGACGACCGAGCAGGTGGACCCGATCCGCGTGCTGACGAACCGATCCTCGGGTCGGACCGGCCGCGCCGCCGCACGCGCCTGCTACGCCCGCGGCGCTGACGTGACCCTCGTCCACGACGGCGACGAGGTGCCGTACGTCGACGTGATCGCGGTCGAGACCGGCGAAGAGATGACCGACGCGACCGTCGCGGCCTGCGAGGACGCGGACGCGCTCGTCTCCGCCGCGGCCATCTCGGATTACACGGTCGAGGGGGTCGACGAGAAGATCCGGTCGGGAAAGGAGTCGCTCACGCTCGATCTGGTTCCCACGCCGAAGCTCATCGATGCCGTGCGCGAGACGTACCCCGACCTCGCCGTCGTCGGGTTCAAGGCGGAGTCCGAGGGCGACGACGACGCGCTGGTCGGGAGGGCACGGGAGCTCCTCGACCGCGCGATGCTGTCCTTCGTCGTCGCCAACGACGCCTCCGTGATGGGCGCGGACGCGACGCGGGCGCTCGTCGTTCGGGCGGACGAAGTCTCCGCGTTCGAGGGCTCGAAGCTCGGGCTCGGGCTCAGAATCGCCGACGAACTGGCGGAAGAGTTCGGGACCGTCGGCGAGTGA
- a CDS encoding complex I subunit 5 family protein, with translation MSALVVAPLLVALGTGILTLLVRFDGRLRRAISLLGGVAYLGAVAALFDSVVFATGGPRVVPYYVSNWPAPFGITLVADSLSAFMLGLAAVVFLPALAFASVYVDEFARRLSFTPLFHFMLAGVTGAFLTADVFNLFVWFEVMLMASYILVLFYSGREHTRAALGYVVLNLLASALMLVAIGGLYATVGTLNMADMARRLANPAAYGVELAPTLGLASLLLSVFALKAGLVPFHFWVPSAYRAAPAPVTAVLAGVVKKVGVYAIIRLFFTVFAGAAYANTGTFAYVGPALFVGAVLSILYGGAAAVGREDVDGMLAFSSIAQVGFIVLPLAVAMAAPALAVDFGGPGAGGTLATLGVAAALVYALNHGLAKGLLFLASGTVYSAVGTTDFDRLGGLASRAPLLAGAFLLGGLSLVGVPPLVGFFGKLLVFRAGVEALAVAPLAGGLALAAALGGAVLTIAYVTRLWNQVFWGEPTETVLAALPSRWSKRSSGVAADGGAPDGAAQGEGATDVIVGSLAVQLTAVVALALCLVGFGVGVEFVVEAATRAAEAATDTAGYVDAVAPEPVLTQGGES, from the coding sequence ATGTCGGCGCTCGTCGTCGCGCCGTTGCTCGTCGCGCTCGGGACCGGCATCCTCACGCTGCTCGTCCGGTTCGACGGACGCCTCCGGCGGGCGATCAGCCTGCTCGGCGGCGTCGCCTACCTCGGTGCCGTGGCGGCGCTGTTCGATTCGGTCGTGTTCGCGACGGGCGGCCCCCGCGTCGTCCCGTACTACGTGTCGAACTGGCCCGCGCCGTTCGGCATCACGCTCGTCGCGGACTCGCTGTCGGCGTTCATGCTCGGGCTCGCGGCCGTCGTCTTCCTGCCCGCGCTCGCGTTCGCCTCCGTCTACGTCGACGAGTTCGCACGGCGGCTCTCGTTCACGCCGCTGTTCCACTTCATGCTCGCCGGCGTGACGGGGGCGTTCCTCACGGCCGACGTGTTCAATCTCTTCGTCTGGTTCGAGGTGATGCTCATGGCGAGCTACATCCTCGTGCTGTTCTACTCGGGCCGCGAACACACCCGCGCGGCGCTGGGATACGTCGTCCTCAACCTGCTGGCGAGCGCGCTGATGCTCGTCGCCATCGGCGGGCTGTACGCCACGGTCGGCACGCTCAACATGGCGGACATGGCCCGCAGGCTCGCGAACCCGGCGGCCTACGGCGTCGAACTCGCGCCCACGCTGGGGCTGGCCTCGCTGCTGCTCTCGGTGTTCGCGTTGAAGGCCGGACTCGTCCCGTTCCACTTCTGGGTGCCGTCGGCGTACCGTGCCGCGCCCGCGCCGGTGACGGCCGTGCTCGCGGGCGTGGTGAAGAAGGTCGGGGTCTACGCGATCATTCGGCTGTTCTTCACCGTCTTCGCCGGCGCCGCGTACGCGAACACCGGCACGTTCGCCTACGTCGGCCCGGCGCTGTTCGTGGGTGCGGTGCTCTCGATCCTCTACGGCGGCGCTGCCGCGGTCGGGCGCGAGGACGTCGACGGCATGCTGGCGTTCTCCTCGATCGCGCAGGTCGGGTTCATCGTGCTCCCGCTCGCCGTGGCGATGGCCGCGCCCGCGCTCGCGGTCGACTTCGGCGGCCCCGGCGCCGGGGGAACGCTGGCGACGCTCGGCGTCGCGGCGGCGCTCGTGTACGCGCTCAACCACGGGCTCGCCAAGGGGCTCCTGTTCCTCGCGTCGGGCACCGTCTACTCCGCGGTCGGCACGACCGACTTCGACCGGCTCGGCGGGCTGGCCTCGCGCGCGCCGCTGCTCGCAGGCGCGTTCCTGCTCGGCGGGCTCTCGCTCGTCGGCGTCCCGCCGCTGGTCGGCTTCTTCGGCAAGCTCCTCGTGTTCCGTGCGGGCGTCGAAGCCCTCGCGGTAGCCCCCCTCGCGGGCGGGCTCGCGCTGGCCGCGGCGCTGGGCGGGGCGGTGCTGACAATCGCGTACGTCACGCGGCTCTGGAACCAGGTGTTCTGGGGCGAGCCGACCGAGACGGTGCTCGCGGCGCTGCCGAGTCGCTGGAGCAAGCGGTCCTCGGGAGTGGCCGCGGACGGCGGCGCCCCCGACGGCGCCGCTCAGGGCGAGGGTGCGACGGACGTGATCGTCGGATCGCTGGCCGTGCAACTGACGGCCGTCGTCGCGCTGGCGCTGTGTCTGGTCGGCTTCGGCGTCGGCGTGGAGTTCGTCGTCGAGGCCGCGACCCGCGCGGCCGAGGCCGCGACGGACACCGCGGGCTACGTCGACGCGGTCGCGCCCGAGCCGGTGCTGACCCAGGGGGGTGAGTCCTGA
- a CDS encoding Na+/H+ antiporter subunit E, translating to MMRRWLVNAVVFAVLWLFVRGVPLEATRIAEEGLIGLAVSLPVAFALRRFYAGPPTARTLRVLPYAALYVLTFLKELLVANLAVARVVLSPSMPIEPAVVEVPLRVQSDAAVTTIANSITLTPGTLTMDYDADANALYVHSISAEDAADVLGPIRNWEDYALVIFREDLSPGDPVPGDPATDGGVDDE from the coding sequence CTGATGCGGCGCTGGCTGGTGAACGCGGTCGTGTTCGCGGTGCTCTGGCTGTTCGTGCGCGGGGTGCCACTCGAGGCGACGCGTATCGCGGAGGAGGGACTGATCGGCCTCGCGGTGAGCCTCCCCGTCGCGTTCGCCCTCCGGCGGTTCTACGCTGGACCGCCGACTGCCCGAACGCTCCGGGTCCTCCCGTACGCGGCCCTCTACGTGCTGACGTTCCTGAAGGAACTGCTCGTGGCGAACCTGGCCGTCGCGCGGGTCGTCCTCTCGCCGTCGATGCCGATCGAACCGGCCGTCGTGGAGGTCCCCCTCCGCGTTCAGTCGGACGCGGCGGTGACGACGATCGCGAACAGCATCACGCTCACGCCCGGTACCCTGACGATGGATTACGACGCCGACGCGAACGCCCTGTACGTGCACAGCATCTCGGCCGAGGACGCCGCCGACGTGCTCGGACCGATCCGGAACTGGGAGGACTACGCGCTGGTCATCTTCCGGGAGGACCTGTCCCCGGGCGATCCGGTCCCCGGCGACCCGGCGACCGACGGCGGGGTGGACGATGAGTAG
- the mnhG gene encoding monovalent cation/H(+) antiporter subunit G, which yields MIAAESAAGTTVGPVGAALVVLLVLVGSFFLVVGTVGLFRLPNVYNRLHATTKATTLGVSGIALAAWVYFGPAGQGLKALVTILFLFLTAPTGSHMISRAAQRMGVEFEEGVTWPSRTGAETERAGENE from the coding sequence ATGATCGCCGCAGAATCCGCCGCCGGCACGACCGTCGGACCGGTCGGGGCCGCGCTGGTCGTCCTGCTAGTGCTCGTGGGGTCGTTCTTCCTCGTCGTGGGGACGGTCGGCCTGTTCCGCCTGCCGAACGTGTACAACCGGCTCCACGCCACCACGAAGGCGACGACGCTGGGCGTCTCCGGCATCGCGCTGGCCGCCTGGGTGTACTTCGGCCCGGCCGGTCAGGGACTGAAGGCGCTGGTCACGATCCTGTTCCTGTTCCTCACCGCACCGACGGGCAGCCACATGATCTCGCGGGCCGCCCAGCGGATGGGCGTCGAGTTCGAGGAGGGGGTCACGTGGCCCAGCCGGACGGGCGCGGAAACGGAGCGGGCCGGCGAGAACGAGTAG
- a CDS encoding MFS transporter — MVSLVRRYYLYRATLSNGFYIPVSVIYMEAQGLGLADIGLVQGAFLFGMVTFELPTGYLGDRLGRRTALALGNCILVAVMVGFTVADSTAGFAAVYVLWSAGWTFRTGTADAWLYELLAGRDAEDEYARIGGRAESTLLLVSGATALVAGLLYTVDPAVPFLANAGLAALGLPLLFTLPKTKHVEGGSDRGAADDGAAPDDVNGDSAGKKADRAEATGAEPAMGVREAARVLWTQLSRPALRWIVVYAALFNLAFSVTRVFEQPAMRAVGVPIAGLGVLYAGFKLVSAVAASATGAIQDRLGTGGVLLLLVPVVGVAYASFAVVPILLLPALFCRRALQQITRPVRNEYVNDRLEDVGRATVLSGVSMALTLASGTANVLGGRVAAAVGPLAFLSVTGVTVALLGGLLWVAARPVRDATARAAPS; from the coding sequence ATGGTCTCGCTCGTCCGCCGGTACTACCTCTACCGTGCGACCCTCTCGAACGGCTTCTACATTCCCGTCTCCGTCATCTACATGGAGGCACAGGGACTCGGCCTCGCGGACATCGGCCTCGTACAGGGGGCGTTCCTGTTCGGGATGGTCACCTTCGAACTTCCCACCGGCTATCTGGGTGACCGGCTCGGACGTCGAACCGCGCTCGCCCTGGGAAACTGCATCCTCGTCGCGGTGATGGTCGGGTTCACCGTCGCCGACTCGACCGCCGGCTTCGCGGCCGTCTACGTCCTCTGGTCTGCGGGCTGGACGTTCCGAACCGGCACCGCCGACGCATGGCTCTACGAACTGCTCGCCGGACGCGACGCGGAGGACGAGTACGCCAGGATCGGCGGTCGGGCCGAGTCGACGCTGCTGCTCGTCTCCGGGGCCACGGCGCTCGTCGCGGGGCTGCTCTACACCGTCGACCCCGCCGTTCCGTTCCTCGCCAACGCCGGGCTGGCCGCGCTCGGGCTCCCGCTGTTGTTCACGCTGCCGAAAACGAAGCACGTCGAAGGTGGCAGTGATCGCGGTGCAGCCGATGACGGTGCGGCTCCCGACGACGTGAACGGCGACAGTGCGGGCAAGAAAGCCGACCGCGCGGAAGCGACCGGAGCCGAGCCGGCGATGGGCGTCCGTGAGGCAGCACGGGTGCTGTGGACGCAGCTCTCGCGCCCGGCGCTCCGCTGGATCGTCGTCTACGCGGCGCTGTTCAACCTCGCCTTCTCGGTGACGCGGGTGTTCGAACAGCCCGCGATGCGGGCGGTGGGCGTACCGATCGCCGGGCTCGGCGTCCTCTATGCCGGGTTCAAACTCGTGTCGGCGGTCGCGGCGAGCGCGACCGGTGCCATCCAGGACCGGCTCGGAACCGGGGGCGTCCTCCTGCTCCTCGTTCCCGTCGTCGGCGTCGCGTACGCCAGCTTCGCGGTGGTTCCGATCCTGCTGCTGCCGGCGCTGTTCTGTCGGCGCGCGCTACAGCAGATCACCCGACCCGTCCGTAACGAGTACGTCAACGACCGATTGGAGGACGTCGGCCGCGCGACGGTGCTCTCGGGGGTGTCGATGGCGCTCACGCTCGCGTCCGGCACCGCGAACGTCCTCGGCGGCCGGGTCGCGGCGGCGGTCGGTCCGCTGGCGTTCCTCTCGGTGACCGGCGTCACGGTGGCTCTCCTCGGGGGGTTGCTCTGGGTCGCCGCACGGCCCGTTCGGGACGCCACGGCCCGCGCCGCACCGTCGTGA
- a CDS encoding MnhB domain-containing protein — protein MLQGHNQPGGGFIGGVLTTTAFVLVYVVFGMEFLQSELLEMGSGGEATDRTIGLYRLLFTGGLAVAFLSGLVPMLFGLPFLTQAVLFLEGVPLYHELEVASALAFDVGVYLTVVGGLLTVLGEAGSE, from the coding sequence ATGCTCCAGGGGCACAACCAGCCGGGCGGCGGCTTCATCGGCGGCGTCCTCACGACGACGGCGTTCGTGCTCGTCTACGTCGTGTTCGGGATGGAGTTCCTCCAGTCGGAACTGCTCGAGATGGGCTCGGGCGGCGAAGCGACCGATCGAACCATCGGCCTGTACCGGCTGTTGTTCACTGGGGGACTCGCGGTCGCGTTCCTCAGCGGGCTGGTCCCGATGCTGTTCGGCCTGCCGTTTCTCACCCAGGCCGTCCTGTTCCTGGAGGGGGTCCCGCTGTATCACGAACTCGAGGTGGCGTCGGCGCTCGCGTTCGACGTCGGCGTCTACCTCACGGTCGTGGGGGGCCTGCTCACGGTCCTCGGGGAGGCGGGGAGCGAATGA